The nucleotide window TTAGGAAAACTCCATCTGATGAAGTCAAGACATTCCCAATAGATATTGGCGTGTTTAAATCTAATGGACGTACTGAATCTGAACTTGTTGGAATAATTGAATGTAAAAAGAAAACAAGAAAAGATGGTTTAGAGCAACTCAAACTATATATGGATATGTGTAGTTCCGTTGAATGGGGAGTCTGGTTTAATGGCGAAGAACAAATCAATTTACGAAAAGTTAAAAAAGA belongs to Bacteroidota bacterium and includes:
- a CDS encoding type I restriction enzyme HsdR N-terminal domain-containing protein: MAEKKSPKDGYIFDFISGQEIKATPEEIDAVQPFSKRLFDEYEYDKELLQTRPQYTVRKTPSDEVKTFPIDIGVFKSNGRTESELVGIIECKKKTRKDGLEQLKLYMDMCSSVEWGVWFNGEEQINLRKVKK